Proteins from a genomic interval of Rhodothermales bacterium:
- a CDS encoding ferrous iron transport protein A, which produces MSLKLDQLKPGETGRIDGFTDASPSVRLLELGLLPGTQVEVVRLAPLGDPMDLKVRGFHVSLRKSEAACILVSRA; this is translated from the coding sequence GTGAGCCTGAAGCTGGACCAACTCAAACCCGGAGAGACCGGACGCATCGACGGATTCACGGATGCGTCGCCCTCTGTGCGCCTGCTGGAGTTGGGCCTGCTTCCGGGGACACAGGTTGAGGTGGTCAGGCTGGCACCGCTCGGTGATCCAATGGACCTGAAGGTGAGAGGATTTCACGTGTCTCTTCGCAAGTCGGAGGCTGCATGCATCCTGGTCAGTCGAGCGTGA
- a CDS encoding ferrous iron transport protein A, with protein MDIAPLTSFPEGDSVEIHVLGVGDKLADRLRSLGLREGCCARVMSTGDKCVLAVGECRIALRREVAMGLMGCSVSGR; from the coding sequence ATGGACATAGCCCCCCTGACGTCATTCCCCGAGGGTGACTCCGTGGAAATCCACGTGCTGGGAGTGGGCGACAAGCTTGCCGACCGCCTTCGCAGCTTGGGTCTGCGGGAAGGCTGCTGTGCACGCGTCATGAGTACGGGCGACAAGTGCGTTCTGGCCGTTGGTGAATGTCGAATCGCGCTCAGACGTGAAGTTGCCATGGGCCTGATGGGCTGCTCCGTCTCTGGTCGGTGA